A segment of the Sanyastnella coralliicola genome:
TGAATACTCCAAAGATGATGTTCGCGATGTGACGTTCAATGGTGTCCTCTGAAATCGGTTTTCCGCCTTTAGTCCAACCATTTTCTTCATCATAATCAACGATGAGAATTCCACCGCCTCCGGATCCTTTGCTGGGTTTAATCACACAACTCTTGCGGGGAGTTGCCGCCCATTTTTCCGTAATGTCTCCGACACTCTCGATGACCATAAACTGCTCCGCTACCGAAACCTTATGCTCTTCGAGGATCGCCTTCGTCAACACCTTGTCGTCTGCCAAGTGGAAGTACTTTCTCGGATTCAATGGGTACACCAGCTTTAGGTTACGCTCATTGATTCCCAGGGCCACCTGGTCGATCTCCTTACGTTTCTTGAACCACTTCATCATCACACCAACCATTTAAATCGACGGTACTCCGTGACACGAAGTCCAATCCATCTTCCCAAGAGAAGCATGGCCGCGATAATCGTTAAGAAGAGCTCAGGGAAGGCGAGGAAAATAGCCTCCATAGTTGTTGAGTTCATGGCCACATAAGCACCCAACACAACCACTAAGGTTTGGATCGTAATCTTAATGGCATCTCCGTATCCTTCTTCCATCACGGTGCGCGCGAAGCGCTCGGCGGTAATGGTGATTACCACCACCGGGAAGAGTGTGATATAAGCCAACTCGGTGTAGTTCATTTTGATCCCGATGATCGATAGCAAGATGAACGCGATCACCACGGTCACCAGCATGATGACCATCTTCGGAGTGTACAGCATTCCGAGCCGTTCGAGCGGGTAGTGCATCAGGCTTACAATGACAATCACCAACACGAATGCCAGCATTCCCCAGAGTAATCCTGTGTATCCAACGGCCACGGCAATCAGTGCTGGTAGGAAGACTCCAAAGGTTTTTAAGCCGATTACATTTCGGGCGATAGCCACTACCATCGCACCCAACGGCATGAGCAGAATTACCTTCAACAATGACAAAGGAATACCTGCCTTTTCGAAGGCCGTCCACATCAAGTAGGTATTGAAGGCGCTGCTTTTCAGCTCGCTTGCCAACTTCGGGTTACTCACCAGTTTTGGCTGGATGGTAAAGAGGTGGTCAAATTCAATGTTTGCCGTACGGCTGAATAGGAAGTTATCTTCTTTGTAGAGCTCCAAGTAATTGGCAGGAATCGATGCAAAGTGCCCGTTCAAACAGTCAAATGGAACCCAAAAGCCTCCCATATAAACCTCTGCCCATTGGTGGGTGGTTTTCTTGCTTCCTTGATCCATAATCAAGCCGCCCACCAATCGAGCTGGAATGCCTTTATTTCGACAGAGTGCAACGAACAAACGCGACTTTCCATTACACGAGGCCTCTCCTAATTTCAACGTGGTCAACGCATCGGTCAACCCCTTGAAAGGACGTGACTCCATGCCGTTAATCTCGGTGAAGATTGACGTCAAGATGGGGAGGAAGCGTTCCTCTGACCCTGTGAGTTCATCGGCCTTTGCTAAGATCTGCGGGTGGTTGCTTTGGATCGCTGCCGTGCTGTTCAGGTATTGGTATACCGAAGGCGGCAGGTCGCGTGGCACCGCCATGTCAGGATCGATGTCAAACTGAATCGCCTTTCCTCGTGCTTCGAAAGAGTAGCGAATGAGCTTTTTTCCGTTCACGGCTTGGGCAGTCCAAGTGACCCTTCGGCCCGTGGCGTCGTTCAACTGAGTGACCCCAAAGACACCCGTTTCTTGAATTTCATTTGTGATTTCCTGGCGCTCGTTAGAAATTGGCAGCCAGGTGCTTACTTGTATCTCATCCCCGAAACCTTCGATATCAAAAGTTACGCTTACCTCGTAGCTAGTTGTCGGAAGGATATTGTTGAATGAATATCCATACACGAAAACCTTGAACAAGATTAGAATAAGGGGGATGATCAGAAATAAGCCAACGATGACGTGATAACTTCTGATCTTCAAATAGCTTGCGGTTTAAATTTTCTAAAGCAGGTTGATGCGTTTCCCGAGTGCATCTTTGTACGAACCACCAATCGGTATCTCTTTCTCGGTTCCTTCCAGGATCAAACCATTAGAAGTGATAGCTCGAATTCGGTCCATGTTCGTAATGTATGAACGGTGAACTCTTAAAAAATGTTTTCCTGGCAATTTTCTTTCAATGTCTTTCATGGTGCTGTGGATGGTGTATTTCTCCTCCGGCGTATGAATGACTACATAGTCTTTCAATGCCTCCACAAATAGCACCTCATTGACATCTAACTTTACCAGTGCTGACTGGTGTTTCACGAACAAATACTCAGCGTCATCTTTGTGTTCCGCCATGCTCTTTAAGAGCTCTGCTTCGACCTTAAACTCCTTCTCTTTTTTGTGCTTGTGAATGGCCATTTCAATCGACGTATGGATGTCGATCTCTTTGAAGGGCTTAAGAATATAACCATGGGGCTCTGTCACTTTGGCCTTTGCCAAGGTGGAATCGTCCGCATATGCTGTTAGAAAAATGATCGGTATATCGATCGAACTTTTGATCTGCTCCGCTGCCTCTATTCCGGTCATATCGCCTTTCAACATGATGTCCATTAAGGCTAGATCCGGCTTTAACTTCCCCGCTAACTCCACTGCTTTTTCGCCTGTATCGGCAGAGCCTATGACGTTGTAGCCCAATTTCTTAAGGCTTCTTTCGATGTCTTTTCTGACGATACTTTCGTCTTCAGTGACTAGAATGTTAACTGACATGTGGGAGGGTGGTGTTTATCGCTTTTCAAATGTAATCAAAAAGGTAGTGCCTGCTTCAGAATCGATCTTGATCTCTGCATCGAGTTGTTCTACCAATGCGTAAACCAG
Coding sequences within it:
- a CDS encoding 7TM domain-containing protein; amino-acid sequence: MKIRSYHVIVGLFLIIPLILILFKVFVYGYSFNNILPTTSYEVSVTFDIEGFGDEIQVSTWLPISNERQEITNEIQETGVFGVTQLNDATGRRVTWTAQAVNGKKLIRYSFEARGKAIQFDIDPDMAVPRDLPPSVYQYLNSTAAIQSNHPQILAKADELTGSEERFLPILTSIFTEINGMESRPFKGLTDALTTLKLGEASCNGKSRLFVALCRNKGIPARLVGGLIMDQGSKKTTHQWAEVYMGGFWVPFDCLNGHFASIPANYLELYKEDNFLFSRTANIEFDHLFTIQPKLVSNPKLASELKSSAFNTYLMWTAFEKAGIPLSLLKVILLMPLGAMVVAIARNVIGLKTFGVFLPALIAVAVGYTGLLWGMLAFVLVIVIVSLMHYPLERLGMLYTPKMVIMLVTVVIAFILLSIIGIKMNYTELAYITLFPVVVITITAERFARTVMEEGYGDAIKITIQTLVVVLGAYVAMNSTTMEAIFLAFPELFLTIIAAMLLLGRWIGLRVTEYRRFKWLV
- a CDS encoding response regulator, with product MSVNILVTEDESIVRKDIERSLKKLGYNVIGSADTGEKAVELAGKLKPDLALMDIMLKGDMTGIEAAEQIKSSIDIPIIFLTAYADDSTLAKAKVTEPHGYILKPFKEIDIHTSIEMAIHKHKKEKEFKVEAELLKSMAEHKDDAEYLFVKHQSALVKLDVNEVLFVEALKDYVVIHTPEEKYTIHSTMKDIERKLPGKHFLRVHRSYITNMDRIRAITSNGLILEGTEKEIPIGGSYKDALGKRINLL